The proteins below come from a single Drosophila miranda strain MSH22 chromosome Y unlocalized genomic scaffold, D.miranda_PacBio2.1 Contig_Y1_pilon, whole genome shotgun sequence genomic window:
- the LOC108160578 gene encoding trifunctional enzyme subunit beta, mitochondrial, whose protein sequence is MCILGRKSNGLNILNISRKVQCRALSAAVEAPQPKQRNSQNVVLVDGVRTPFLTSGTSYSKLMPHELARHSLLSLLQKNRLDKELIDYIVYGSVIQEVKTSNIAREAALAAGFSNKTPAHTVTMACISSSAAITTGMGLIATNTYDVIVAGDVEFRSDVPIRHSRKMRGLMLKANKAKTLAQRLALLSTFRPGFLAPELPAVAEFSSGETMGHSADRLASAFNVSRGEQDEYALRSHTLAKEAQEKGYFTDLVPFKVQGVDQVVDKDNGIRVSTPESLAKLRPAFVKPYGTVTAANASFLTDGASACLIMTEEKAKQLGLKPKAYLRDFLYVTVTVVPDQLLLGPAYGIPKLLKKAGLTLKDIDSWEIHEAFAGQIVANLKALDSDWFCKTYLGLSEKLGSPDLSKWNNWGGSLSIGDPFAATGVRLCMHTANRLVREDGKLGVVAACAAGGQGVAMLIERYPGATAD, encoded by the exons atgtgcaTTTTGGGCCGCAAAAGCAATGGCCTTAACATCTTGAACATATCCAGAAAAG TTCAATGCAGAGCCCTGTCGGCCGCGGTGGAGGCACCCCAACCCAAGCAGAGGAACAGTCAAAATGTTGTGCTTGTTGATGGTGTCCGTACACCATTTTTGACTTCCGGAACCTCCTACTCGAAACTTATGCCGCACGAATTGGCCCGACACTCTCTTCT ATCGCTGTTGCAAAAGAATCGACTTGACAAAGAGCTCATCGACTACATAGTCTATGGCAGCGTCATCCAAGAAGTGAAGACTTCCAATATCGCACGCGAGGCAGCACTCGCAGCTGGGTTCAGCAATAAAACACCCGCCCACACGGTCACAATGGCTTGCATCAGCTCCAGTGCT GCAATAACAACCGGCATGGGCTTGATTGCAACCAACACATACGATGTTATTGTGGCTGGTGACGTTGAGTTTAGGTCAGACGTTCCCATTCGTCATTCTCGCAAGATGCGCGGTCTTATGCTAAAGGCGAATAAGGCAAAAACTCTTGCGCAGCGTCTGGCGTTGCTGTCGACATTCAGACCTGGCTTCTTGGCCCCCGAATTGCCAGCTGTGGCCGAGTTTTCGTCTGGCGAGACAATGGGACACTCGGCGGATCGTCTGGCATCCGCATTTAATGTTTCCCGCGGCGAACAGGATGAGTACGCCCTGAGATCGCACACGTTGGCAAAGGAAGCACAGGAGAAGGGCTACTTTACGGATCTGGTTCCATTCAAGGTGCAAGGCGTTGATCAGGTGGTGGACAAGGACAACGGCATTCGTGTGTCAACCCCCGAAAGCTTGGCGAAGTTGAGGCCGGCTTTTGTGAAACCCTATGGCACGGTTACAGCCGCTAATGCCTCATTTCTGACCGATGGTGCCTCTGCTTGTTTGATCATGACTGAGGAGAAAGCAAAACAGCTTGGCCTTAAGCCGAAGGCCTACCTGCGCGATTTCCTGTACGTTACTGTTACTGTTGTTCCTGACCAACTGTTACTGGGACCCGCCTACGGAATTCCGAAACTTTTGAAGAAAGCCGGTCTCACTTTGAAAGACATTGACTCGTGGGAGATCCATGAAGCTTTTGCCGGTCAAATTGTGGCCAATCTGAAGGCCTTGGACTCGGATTGGTTCTGCAAAACATATCTGGGCCTGAGCGAAAAGTTGGGCTCACCAGATCTGTCCAAATGGAATAACTGGGGCGGATCCCTGTCCATCGGAGATCCATTTGCCGCAACTGGTGTCCGTCTGTGCATGCACACTGCGAACCGATTGGTTCGCGAAGATGGCAAGCTTGGTGTGGTCGCAGCTTGTGCAGCCGGCGGCCAGGGCGTGGCCATGCTTATCGAGCGCTATCCTGGCGCAACAGCTGACTGA